The sequence below is a genomic window from Streptomyces sp. NBC_00289.
CGTGGCCGGGCCGACCGCGTCCAGGGCGCCCTGGGGGTCGAGCAGGTGACTGCCGGGCAGGCAGTCCGCCAGGACCGGCCGCGCGCCGATCCTCGCCACCGCGCCCGCGGTGGCGATGAAGGTGTTGGCGGGCACCACGACCTCGTCGCCGGCCCCGACCCCGACGGCGCGCAGGGCGAGTTCGACGGCGTCGGTGCCGTTGGCCACGCCCACGCAGTGCGCGACACCGCCGAACTCCGCGTACTCGCGCTCGAACCCGCGGACCTCCTCGCCGCCGACGAACGCGGTGTTGGCCAGGACCCGTTCGAAGCCGGCCCGTACGTCGTCGGCGACCTCTTCATGGGCCGCCTTGAGGTCCACAAGCGGAATCTGGTTCATGCGACCGGTCCCCCCGTTGTTCTTGTCAGCTCGTCGAGCGCCGGAGCGGCCGCCGCACGCAGCCGCCGGGCCGGGCTGCCCGCCCACACCTCGCCCGGCGGCACGTCGCCGAGCACCGTGCTCCCCATCCCCACCAGGGACCAGGCCCCCACCGTCGTGCCCTCCCTGACCAGGGCCCCGGAGCCCACATAGGCGCCCCGCTCCAGCCGTGCTCCCCCACCCAGGCGGGCGCCGGAGGCGAGCGTGGCGCAGTCCTCGACCACGTCGTCATGGGTGAGGACGACGTGGGGCATCACCGCGACGTGCGCGCCCACCCGGACGGCGGCGGTCAGCGCGCAGTGCGCGAGCAGGACCGAGCCGGGGCCGACCGACGAGGTCCGCGACACCGCCGCCGTCGGGTGGACCACGGTGGCGTAACGCTCGGCGGGCAGACCGAGCCTGCGCACCAGACGGGCCCGGGCCGCGTAGTCCCCGGGGTTGCCGACACAGATCACCACCCGGGCCTCGGGCCGGTCGTGGACCAGGTCGCAGCCGCCGAGCACGGGCACGCCGTCCACCTCGGTGCCGTGCAGGGCGGCGTTGTCGTCGAGGTGCCCGAGCAGCTTGAGGTCGCCCGCGTCGTGCACGGCCTGCGCGGTCTCCCGCGCGAAGCCGCCGGCGCCGACGATCAGGAGGGCGCTCATCGTCCGGCCTGTTCGCGCAGCGCCGCCACGACGCGGTCCTGCTGGGCCTCGGTCATCGTGTGGAACAGCGGCAGGATCAGCGAGTCGCGGGTGATCCGCTCGGTGACCGGCAGCGGTACACCGGGGTGGCCCTCGTAGGCGGGTTCGAGGTGCGAGGCCATGATCCCGCGCCGGGCGGAGACGCCGGCCGCGGCGAGCGCGGCCAGCAGGTCGTCCCGGGTGACGGGGAAGTCCTCGTCCAGGAGCACCCAGTAGGACTGGAAGTTGCTCTGCCCGTGCGCGGGGTCGCGTACGGGGGTGAGGCCGGGGACGTCCTTCAGCAGCGTCTCGTAACGGGCCGCCAGCTCGCGGCGGCGGGCGATCATCGCGTCGAGTTTCCCGAGCTGGACCAGGCCGATCGCGGCCTGGACGTCCGTCATCCGGTAGTTGTAGCCGACCTCGAGGTAGCTCTCCAGGACCGGCTTGCTGCTCGCATGGCGCTGGGCCGCCGACGCGTTCATCCCATGCTCGCGCAGCCGTCGCAGACGTGCCGCCCACTCGGCGTCGTCGGTGGTGATCATGCCGCCCTCGCCGGTGGTGACGAGCTTGCGGGGGTGGAAGGACCAGGCGGCGATCAGCGCGCCCCGCCCGACGGGCTCGCCGCCGACGGTCGAGCCGATGGCGCAGGCCGCGTCCTCGACCAGGGGGAGGTCCCGGTCGGCGCAGGCGGCGCGCAGGGTGTGCACGTCGGCGGGCACGCCGCCCTGGTGGACGACGAGGACAGCCTTGGTCCGGGGCGTCCGGACGGCGTCCACGGTGGCCGTGGTCAGGTTGCCGGTGCCGGGGTCGACGTCGGCGAACACGGGCTCGGCCCCGACGTAGCGCACGGCGTTGGCGGTGGCGATGAACGACAGTGAGGGCACCACGACCTCGTCACCCGGGCCCAGCCCGAGGGCGACGAGCGCCAGGTGCAGGGCGGTGGTGCAGGAGCTGACCGCGATGCCGTGCTCGGCGCCCACCCGCTCCGCGAAGGCCCGCTCGAAGGCGGCGACCCGGGGTCCCTGGGCGACCCACCCGGACAGCACCGCGTCGGAGGCGGCGGCGGCCTCCTCCTCGCCGAGCCACGGGATCATCACCGGGATGCGGTCCGCGGTCACTTGGCCGCCTCCCCCGCCGCGGCACGCTCGGCACGCCACCACTCCACCAGGTCCCGCAGCCCCGTACGCAGGTCGATCCGCGCGGCGAAGCCGAGTCGCTCGGCGGCCCGCGTGGTGTCCGCGAGCCGCCGGCTCACGCCGTTGACCGCGCGGGCCGGCCCGTGCTCCGGCTCCAGGCCCGACGCGTCCATCGCCTCCAGCAGGCCGTCGGCGAGTTCGCGCAGCGACGTCTCCGTCCCGCTGGCGACGTTGAACACCTCGTCGGTCAGATCCGACTCGGCGGCGAGCAGGTTGGCCCTGGCGATGTCCCGGACGTCGACGAAGTCCATGGTCTGCGTGCCGTCGCCGAGGATCAGCGGCGGCTCGCCGGCCTCGATGCGCTCCATCCAGCGGATGAGCACCTCGGTGTAGAGGCCGTGGATGTCCATCCGGGGGCCGTAGACGTTGAAGTAGCGCAGCGCCACGTAGTCCAGTCCGTACATGGCGTGGAAGCTGCGCAGCATGCCCTCGTTGAAGGCCTTCGCCGCGCCGTAGAACGTGTCGTTGTTGTACGCGTGATGGCGTTCGGTCGTCGGAAAGGTCTCGGCCATGCCGTAGACGGACGCCGAGGAGGAGGCGATCACCTTGCCCACCCCTGCCTCCACCGCCGCCTCCAGGACGTTGAAGGTGCCGTCGACCATGACCTCGTTGGCGAGCCGCGGCTCCTCCGCGCACTGGGTGATGCGTATCGCGGCGAGGTGGAACACCAGGTCGGCGCCCTCGGTGACCTTCCGTACGGTGTCGGCGTCCCGGATGTCGCCCTCGACGACGTCCACGACCCCGCTGGGCAGGGCCTTGGCGAGGTTGGCCCTGCGCCCCCGCACGAAGTTGTCGAGCACCACGATCTCGCGTGCCCCGCCCTCGGCCAGGAGGTCGACGAGGTTGGAGCCGATGGTGCCCGCTCCCCCGGTGACCAGGATCTTCTTTCCTCGTACGCTGCTCAACTGCGCTGCCCTCTCAGTGAAATCAACCGTCAACGCCCGGCACGAAGGCCGACGACCGCGCCCCGGAACTCCAGACTCCGGGACGCCGCCTCAAGAATGTCCAGCACCCGCAGGCCCGCCCGGCCGTCGGTCAGCGGCGCCCGGCGCTCGTTGACCGCGTCGGCGAACTCGTCGACCATGCTGCGCAGCGCTTCCTTCTCGCCGATGGCCGGCGCGACCATGTCTCCGGAGCGGTAGGAGATGAGCATGTCCCGGCGCTCGTCCGCGCCGATCTCCTGCGGCGCCGCGAGGTCCACGCCCCGGTCGAAGATCGCCACGCGCTGGGCGGGGTTGAGGTCGTCCCACACCAGGGTGCGTTTGGCGCCGCCCACCATGGTGGTCCGCACCTTGGTCGGCGACAGCCAGTTGACGTGCACGTGGGCGATGGCCCCCGTGTTGAGCTGGAGCGTCAGATAGGCGACGCAGGCCTGTCCCGCGCCGATCGGGTCGGCCCCGTGAGCGGCGACGGCGACCGGCTCGACGTTGTCGGGGAGGATGAAGTCCAGGATCGACAGGTCGTGCGGGGCCAGGTCCCACATGACGTCGATGTCCTTCTGGACGAGCCCGAGATTGATCCGGACCGAGTCGACGAAGTGGATCTCGCCGAGTTCGCCGGAGCGGACCAGGTCCCGGATGCGGCCCACGGCGGGTGTGTAGCAGTAGGTGTGGTCGCACATCAGGGTGAGCCCGCGCTCCTCCGCCTCGGTCACCAGGCGCATCCCGTCTGCGTACGTCGCCGCGAGCGGCTTCTCCACGAGGACGTGCTTGCCGGCGCGCAGGGCGGCCAGGGCGATGTCGAGGTGGGTTCCGGCGGGCGTGGCGACGGCGACGGCGGCGACCGACGGGTCGGCGAGGACGGCCGCGTAGTCCGAGGTGGCCTGGACCGTCGAGTAGCCGCCGAGGACCCGCTCGGCCCGGTCCACGTCGAGGTCGCACAGCCAGCGCAGCCGGAACTGCGGGCTGGCCTGGAAGTTGCGTACGAGGTTGGGGCCCCAGTAGCCGGCCCCGACGACCGCGACCCCCAACGGCTCCGTCTGCGTCACTGTGTTCCTCTCCCCTTGGTCCATCAGTAGGCCCCCGTTCCGCGCACCACTGCCGACGCGGTGCGCAGCAGGATGGACACGTCGAGGCTCGTGGACCAGTTGTCCACGTATCCGAGATCGAGCCTGACCGCCTCTTCCCAGGGCAGGTCGGAGCGTCCGCTGACCTGCCACAGCCCGGTCAGTCCGGGCTTCACCAGCAGTCGGCGGTTGACCTCCGCCGTGTACTCCTCCACCTCCTCGGGCAGCGGGGGGCGGGGGCCGACGAGCGACATGTGGCCGCTGATCACGTTGATCAGCTGCGGCAGTTCGTCGAGCGAGGAGCGGCGCAGCATCGAGCCGACCCGGGTGATCCGCGGGTCCTGCTTCACCTTGAACAGCAGGCCGTCGCTGTTCTGGTTGAGGTGTGCCAGTTCCGCCCGGAGAACCTCCGAGTCCTGCCGCATGGTGCGGAACTTCAGCATGGTGAAGTGGTCGCCGTAACGGCCCACCCGCTGCTGCCGGAACAGCGCCGGGCCGGAGCTGTCCATCCGGACGACCAGGGCGACCAGCAGCATGGGCAGCGCCAGGAGCACCAGGAACGCGGCCGCGAGCGACCGGTCCAGCAGTTCCTTGGGCAGCCGGGAGATCCGGGAGAGGTTCGGCGCCTCGATCCGTACCAGCGGCACCCCGTTGGCGGGCCGTACCGTCAGGCGGGAGGCGGACACGTCGGACAGCACGGGGGCGAACAAAAAGTCGACGCCCTGCGCGGCCGCCGTCCAGGACATGCGGCGCAGGACGGAGGCGTCGAACTCGGGCGCGGGCAGCGCCACCACGGTGCTGACGCCCAGGGCCCGGACGACGTCGTTCATGGTGTCGACGCCACCGAGGACGGGCAGCCCCAGCTTGCGGATCTCCGCCGCGTTTCCCGGATCGCTCAGGCACACGCCGGCGACGTGCAGTTCGTGTCCGCCGCCGCGCCGCAGGACGGCGACCAGGTCCACGACGCCGCGCGACGGTCCGACCAGGAGGGTCGCGCTCCGGTCCCTGCCCCGTGCCCATCGTCGGTGCAGTCGGCGGCGGAGCGCGTACCGGACCGGCAGGGCGATCGCGGTCGCGGGCACTGCGGCCATGGTCATGTCATGAAGGAGGCCCAGGTCGTGCGTGAAGAACCAGTACGCGCCCGCGGCCAGCGCCGGCAGCGCGACGGCACCGCGCAGCACCCGCCGGTACTCCTCGGAACCCAGGCCGAGGGCGCTGCGGTCGTAGGAGCGGTGGGCGAGCATGACCGCGATCCACGTCGGAGGCAGCACCAGGGCCACCGCCCAGCGGCCGTACGCCGCATGGACCGCGAAGGCCGCGGCGACAGCCGCGAGGCTGTCGGCGACCAACAGGACTATCCGGTACTTCTGTTCCCAGCGTCTTCGGCGAGCTTCTGGACTTCTGCGTTCCACATCCAGTAGCTCATGCGTGACCTCAATGGTCATGCGCCCCCCACCACATGCGCGGTTACCCCTGACAGAACAAAACCGGGCAAACGGCCATGAAAAGTCCGTGACCCGGAGGCTGCATCAGTGCCGTTGAGCCCTCCACACAGCGGCACTTGGAACGACGGAGCTTCAGCGGTTCCCCAACCGCCGCACGCTCTCCGCATGCTGGCTACTGCCTGTTCCGCATCCGCCTTCGCACGCTGTCAATTGGCGTACGGACAAGGACACGTTCCCCACCCAAACCGGGTCTGGCGGTCATCAATCTAGACCACTGAACGCAGTCACGGGAACACTTGGACGAAACACACCTCGCAAGGGTGACAGTGGCGGCATACTGCCCAGGTGACGAGCATTGTGATCCCGGCGCACAACGAGGCGCGAGTCATCGGCCGGCTTCTCGATTCGCTACTGGCGGGCTCCTCCGAGGACGACACCGACATCGTGGTCGTATGCAACGGCTGCACGGACGACACCGCCCGGACCGCGGCCGCCCGTGGCCCGCGCGTCCGGGTGGTCGAGATCCCCGTCCCCTCCAAACACGCCGCCCTGCGCGCGGGTGACGATCACGCGCGCGGCTTCCCCCGCCTCTACGTGGACGCCGACGTCGTGCTCGCGGGCGCCGACGTACGGGCGTTGACCGAGCCGCTGAACGACGACGGCTCCGGCGTTCTCGCCACCGCCCCGGAACGGCAGATCCCGCTGGCCGACTGCGCATGGCGGGTGCGCGCCTACTACCAGGTGTGGCAGCGCCTGCCCGCCGTACGGGAGGGGCTGTTCGGCCGGGGGGTCATCGCGGTGTCCGAGGCGGGGCACGCCCGGATCGCCGTGCTGCCGCCGCTGATGGCGGACGATCTGGCGGCTTCCCTGGCGTTCGCCCCCGGGGAGCGGCTCGTGGTCGGCGCGGCCCGGGTCGTGGTCCACCCGCCGCGCACCTGGCCGGACTTGATCAGACGGCGGATCCGGGCCGCGGTGTCCACCGCCCAGGTCGAACGGCACCAGGGACCGGAAGACGCCTCGGCGCGCACGAGCAAGGCGGATCTCACCGCCCTGCTCCGCAGGGAGCCGAGGCTGTTCACGGCTGTCGTAGTCTTCGTCGCGGCGGCGGTCGTCGCCAGGCGAAAGGCCAGGAAGGCCGTCCGGACACAGGACTTCGGCACCTGGCTACGGGACGAGAGCAGTCGGCAGAACTGATCGCACCGCACTGGAGTACTTGATCATGTACCTCACCGACCGCTCCACGCCCCAGGCGGCGGACACCGAGCAGGGCCGAAGACGCGGCCCGGGGTCCAAGGTCGCCCCGGTCGTCCACGTGCTGGGCACGGTCAGCCTGATCACCGACATCTCCTCGGAGATGGTCACCGCCGTCCTGCCGCTCTACTTCGTCACCACACTCGGCTTCAGCCCGCTGGGATTCGGCGCCCTCGACGGCGTCTACAACGGCGTCAGCGCACTGGTCCAGCTCACCGGCGGCCACCTCGCCGACCGGGTGCGCAACCACAAGTTGATGGCCGGACTCGGCTACGGCCTGTCCGCGCTGTGCAAGCCCCTGCTCCTGCTCGCGAGCAGCATCGGCACGCTCGGCACCGTCCTCGCCCTGGAACGGACCGGCAAGGGCCTGCGCACCGCCCCGCGGGACGCGATGATCTCCCTGTCCACGCCGTCCGAGAAGCAGGGCCGGGCCTTCGGTGTGCACCGGGCGATGGACACCACCGGCGCGATGCTCGGCCCGCTGGCGGCCTTCTTCATCCTGCGGGCGGCGACCGACGGCTACGACGCCGTGTTCGGCGTGAGCGCCTGCGTCGCCGCGCTCGGCGTCCTCGTGCTGGTGCTGTTCGTACCCGGCCGACGGCAGGACGCGCGGCAGGACGAAGCGGGCGCGGCGGACGCCAGACCGCCGGTCCGCGTACGCGAGGCACTGGACCTGCTGCGGCTGCCGCGGCTGCGGGCGCTCGCCGGCTGCGCCGCGCTGCTCGGCCTGACCACCGTCAGCGACGCCTTCGTCTACCTGCTGCTGCAACGGCGCGCCGGCATCGGCGAGCAGTGGTTCCCGCTGCTGCCGCTGGGCACCGCCGCGGTGTTCCTGCTGCTGGCCGTGCCGGTCGGCGCGCTGGCCGACCGGGTCGGACGGCACGTCGTCTTCCTCGCCGGGCACGTGGCCCTGCTCGTCGGCTACGCCCTCCTGCTGTGGGCCCCGGCCACGCCGGTGCTGCCCTGTGTCGTACTCGCCCTGCACGGCGTGTTCTACGCGGCCACCGACGGCGTACTCCCGGCCGCCCTCGCCGACATCGTGCCCGCGCAGCTGCGCGCCAGCGGCCTGGCCATCGTCGGCACCAGCCAGGCGCTCGCCCGGTTCTGCTGCTCGCTCGCCTTCGGCGCCGCCTGGACCGTGTGGGGAGACGGCCCGGCGCTGGCCGGCTCGGCGGTCGGCCTGCTGTGCTGCGCCATGGTCGCGGGCACGGTGCTACGGCCGGCCGGCGAAACCCGATGACCACCACAGCCCAGAGGAACCACATGCCACCACTGCGCCGCCGCCTGCTCATACTCGTCACGGCGGTCCTGCTCCTCGCGGGCCTGGGCACCGCCGTGGTGCTGCACGCCGCCAACCGGGCCGACCGGGCGAACCGGCCTCAAGCCGGCGGCCCCGCAGTCGACACGGGCAGGTTGACGCTCGACCGCAAGGGCCGCCTGACGTTCGTCAACGCGGCCGCGGGCCCGCACCGCACCGCGGTCGCGTCGGTCCCGTCCACCGACCCCGGGGGCGGGCGGACCGCCTCGGACCTGAAGTGCGCGCGCTTCTACGCGGCGGCCGGCACGGGCGTCTGCCTGCAGTCCGTGCCCGGCGTCCTCAAGCAGAGCAACCGTGCCCTGCTGCTGGACGCCGGCCTCCGCACCAAGCGGACCTTCCCGCTCGCGGGCACCCCCAGCCGGGCCCGGGTCTCACCCAGCGGCCGCTTCGCCGCCTGGACCGTCTTCGTCTCCGGCGAGTCCTACTCCTCCGCGTTCTTCTCCACCCGGACCTCGATCCTGGACACCCGCACCATGCGGCTGACGCCGAGCCTGGAGACGTTCTCCGTCGTCCTGGACGGCAAGCCGTACCACGCCTCGGACATCAACTTCTGGGGCGTCACCTTCGCCTCCGACGACGACACCTTCTACGCCACCCTCAACACCGCCAACCGCACCTACCTGGTCCGCGGTTCCCTCGCCCGGCGTACGGTCACCACGCTGGTGGAGAACGTGGAGTGCCCCTCCCTCTCCCCCGACGGGACCCGGGTCGCCTTCAAGAAGCGGGTCCTGTCCCGCACCTCCCTCTGGCACGAGTACGTCCTGGACCTGAGCACGCTCAAGGAGACGGCGCTCGCCGAGCGCCACAGCGTCGACGACCAGGCCACCTGGCTCGACGACGACACCGTCGCCTACGCCCTCCCCACCGAGGGCAAGGTCGGCAGCAGCGACCTGTGGAGCGTGCCCGCGGACGGTACGGGCACCCCCCGCCTGCTGATCGCGAGTGCTTCGTCACCGGCGCCCCTGTAGACCCGGAACGGGGTCCCCGTTCGACGGGGCGGCGTCGGGCCGAGTGGGCGGTGCGCGAACGGGTCCGCCGTCACGAGGCGGGCGACGATCGCGCCGGCTCGGTTCACGTCCCGCGGCGGACCACCCTCGCGGGACCTGTCGGCCCCGCGTGGCGGGTGCGCCGAAGCCGGTGACGCGAGGGGAAGCCGCGTCACCGGCGGGCAGCAGCGGCCGTGTCCGGCCCCGGCGCCTACGAGGAGATGGTCGCCTTCTGCCGGGCCTTGCGTGGCAGCCGCTCGCGGACCAGCGCGAAGACCACCACGCCCCCGGCCACCAGGGTGGACAGGACGACCTGGTCCCGGCCGCCGCCGGAGGCGGTGTCGGTGAGCATGTAGCCGAGCACGAACACGATCAGGGCGATGGTGGCCCAGGTCAGGTACGGGAAGAGCCACATGCGCACGACGAGTTTCTCCGGTGACTCCGCCTGGATGATCCGGCGCATCCGCAGCTGCGAGAAGCAGATGACCAGCCAGACGAACAGGGCGATGGCACCGGAGGAGTTGAGAAGGAACAGGAAGACGGTGTCGGGCCAGACGTAGTTGAAGAACACCGCGACGAAGCCGAAGACGACCGAGGCGAGGATCGCGGTCTGCGGCACGCCCCGGCGCTCGGTGCGGCCGAAGGCGGCGGGGGCGTCACCGCGGCGGCCGAGGGAGAAGGCCATGCGGGAGGCGGTGTAGAGGCCGGAGTTCAGGCAGGACAGCACCGAGGTGAGGACGACGAAGTTCATGACCTCCCCGGCGTGCGCGATGCCCAGGGAGTTCAGGGCGGCGACGTAGGAGCCGTCCTCGGTGATGGCCGGGGAGTTCCAGGGCAGCAGGGCCAGCACGACGAAGATCGAGCCGAGGTAGAACACGCCGATCCGCCAGATGACGCTGTTGGTGGCCTTGGCGACGGCGCGCTGGGGGTCCGCGGACTCCCCGGCCGCCAGCGTGACGATCTCGCTGCCCATGAAGGAGAAGACCACCATCAGCACGCCGGTGAGGATCTTGCCGGGCCCGTTGGGCAGGAAGCCGCCGTGCGCGGTGAGGTTGGACAGCCCGGCGGTGTCGCTGTGGGCACCCGGCAGTATGCCGAAGACCGCCAGGAGGCCGACCGCGATGAACGCGGTGATCGCGACGACCTTGATCCCGGCGAACCAGAACTCGAACTCGCCGTAGGAGGCGACCGAGGCGAGGTTGGAGACGGTCAGCACGAGCATCACGATCAGGGCCCAGCCCCACTGCGGCACGGCCGGGATCCAGCCTTCCAGGATCTTCGCGCCGGCGGTGGCCTCGACGGCGAGCACCACGACCCAGAAGAACCAGTACAGCCAGCCGATGGAGAAGCCGGCCCAGCGGCCGAGCGCGCGGTCGGCGTAGGCGGAGAAGGAACCGGAGGTCGGGTTCGCGGCGGCCATCTCGCCGAGCATCCGCATCACGAGCACGACCAGGGCGCCCACGAGGGCGTACGACACGAGGATGCCGGGCCCCGCGGCGGCGATGCCGGAGCCGGAGCCGACGAAGAGGCCCGCGCCGATGACACCGCCGATCGCGATCATCGACAGGTGACGGTTCTTCAGCCCGGCCTGCAGGCCGGATCCTTCCGGGGCGCTTTCGGTGGGGGTCACCGTGTCGGGGGCGGGAAGAGGGGGACGTGTTGTCATCGCGACATCCAGGGAGCTGGCGGGGACAAGGGACGGTTCCGGCGGGATCGGGCGGGGGTGCCGCCTGGATTCCGCCGGGCAGGGCGTGCGGGGTGCCCGGTCAGGGGTGGGGCGGTGGGGAGGTGTGCGGGGTGGCAGGTCGCAGGTGGCGATCACGGTCGGGGGAAGGGCATGGTGGACCGCGGCCGCCGGGACCGGTGTCTGCCGCGTCGGTCGCCCCGGTGACGCTCAGGAAAATAGTTCACGACGATCGAAAAAAACAAGG
It includes:
- a CDS encoding amino acid permease; this translates as MTTRPPLPAPDTVTPTESAPEGSGLQAGLKNRHLSMIAIGGVIGAGLFVGSGSGIAAAGPGILVSYALVGALVVLVMRMLGEMAAANPTSGSFSAYADRALGRWAGFSIGWLYWFFWVVVLAVEATAGAKILEGWIPAVPQWGWALIVMLVLTVSNLASVASYGEFEFWFAGIKVVAITAFIAVGLLAVFGILPGAHSDTAGLSNLTAHGGFLPNGPGKILTGVLMVVFSFMGSEIVTLAAGESADPQRAVAKATNSVIWRIGVFYLGSIFVVLALLPWNSPAITEDGSYVAALNSLGIAHAGEVMNFVVLTSVLSCLNSGLYTASRMAFSLGRRGDAPAAFGRTERRGVPQTAILASVVFGFVAVFFNYVWPDTVFLFLLNSSGAIALFVWLVICFSQLRMRRIIQAESPEKLVVRMWLFPYLTWATIALIVFVLGYMLTDTASGGGRDQVVLSTLVAGGVVVFALVRERLPRKARQKATISS
- a CDS encoding acetyltransferase; amino-acid sequence: MSALLIVGAGGFARETAQAVHDAGDLKLLGHLDDNAALHGTEVDGVPVLGGCDLVHDRPEARVVICVGNPGDYAARARLVRRLGLPAERYATVVHPTAAVSRTSSVGPGSVLLAHCALTAAVRVGAHVAVMPHVVLTHDDVVEDCATLASGARLGGGARLERGAYVGSGALVREGTTVGAWSLVGMGSTVLGDVPPGEVWAGSPARRLRAAAAPALDELTRTTGGPVA
- a CDS encoding sugar transferase is translated as MVADSLAAVAAAFAVHAAYGRWAVALVLPPTWIAVMLAHRSYDRSALGLGSEEYRRVLRGAVALPALAAGAYWFFTHDLGLLHDMTMAAVPATAIALPVRYALRRRLHRRWARGRDRSATLLVGPSRGVVDLVAVLRRGGGHELHVAGVCLSDPGNAAEIRKLGLPVLGGVDTMNDVVRALGVSTVVALPAPEFDASVLRRMSWTAAAQGVDFLFAPVLSDVSASRLTVRPANGVPLVRIEAPNLSRISRLPKELLDRSLAAAFLVLLALPMLLVALVVRMDSSGPALFRQQRVGRYGDHFTMLKFRTMRQDSEVLRAELAHLNQNSDGLLFKVKQDPRITRVGSMLRRSSLDELPQLINVISGHMSLVGPRPPLPEEVEEYTAEVNRRLLVKPGLTGLWQVSGRSDLPWEEAVRLDLGYVDNWSTSLDVSILLRTASAVVRGTGAY
- a CDS encoding Gfo/Idh/MocA family protein, which translates into the protein MTQTEPLGVAVVGAGYWGPNLVRNFQASPQFRLRWLCDLDVDRAERVLGGYSTVQATSDYAAVLADPSVAAVAVATPAGTHLDIALAALRAGKHVLVEKPLAATYADGMRLVTEAEERGLTLMCDHTYCYTPAVGRIRDLVRSGELGEIHFVDSVRINLGLVQKDIDVMWDLAPHDLSILDFILPDNVEPVAVAAHGADPIGAGQACVAYLTLQLNTGAIAHVHVNWLSPTKVRTTMVGGAKRTLVWDDLNPAQRVAIFDRGVDLAAPQEIGADERRDMLISYRSGDMVAPAIGEKEALRSMVDEFADAVNERRAPLTDGRAGLRVLDILEAASRSLEFRGAVVGLRAGR
- a CDS encoding MFS transporter, with the protein product MYLTDRSTPQAADTEQGRRRGPGSKVAPVVHVLGTVSLITDISSEMVTAVLPLYFVTTLGFSPLGFGALDGVYNGVSALVQLTGGHLADRVRNHKLMAGLGYGLSALCKPLLLLASSIGTLGTVLALERTGKGLRTAPRDAMISLSTPSEKQGRAFGVHRAMDTTGAMLGPLAAFFILRAATDGYDAVFGVSACVAALGVLVLVLFVPGRRQDARQDEAGAADARPPVRVREALDLLRLPRLRALAGCAALLGLTTVSDAFVYLLLQRRAGIGEQWFPLLPLGTAAVFLLLAVPVGALADRVGRHVVFLAGHVALLVGYALLLWAPATPVLPCVVLALHGVFYAATDGVLPAALADIVPAQLRASGLAIVGTSQALARFCCSLAFGAAWTVWGDGPALAGSAVGLLCCAMVAGTVLRPAGETR
- a CDS encoding DegT/DnrJ/EryC1/StrS family aminotransferase gives rise to the protein MTADRIPVMIPWLGEEEAAAASDAVLSGWVAQGPRVAAFERAFAERVGAEHGIAVSSCTTALHLALVALGLGPGDEVVVPSLSFIATANAVRYVGAEPVFADVDPGTGNLTTATVDAVRTPRTKAVLVVHQGGVPADVHTLRAACADRDLPLVEDAACAIGSTVGGEPVGRGALIAAWSFHPRKLVTTGEGGMITTDDAEWAARLRRLREHGMNASAAQRHASSKPVLESYLEVGYNYRMTDVQAAIGLVQLGKLDAMIARRRELAARYETLLKDVPGLTPVRDPAHGQSNFQSYWVLLDEDFPVTRDDLLAALAAAGVSARRGIMASHLEPAYEGHPGVPLPVTERITRDSLILPLFHTMTEAQQDRVVAALREQAGR
- a CDS encoding NAD-dependent epimerase/dehydratase family protein → MSSVRGKKILVTGGAGTIGSNLVDLLAEGGAREIVVLDNFVRGRRANLAKALPSGVVDVVEGDIRDADTVRKVTEGADLVFHLAAIRITQCAEEPRLANEVMVDGTFNVLEAAVEAGVGKVIASSSASVYGMAETFPTTERHHAYNNDTFYGAAKAFNEGMLRSFHAMYGLDYVALRYFNVYGPRMDIHGLYTEVLIRWMERIEAGEPPLILGDGTQTMDFVDVRDIARANLLAAESDLTDEVFNVASGTETSLRELADGLLEAMDASGLEPEHGPARAVNGVSRRLADTTRAAERLGFAARIDLRTGLRDLVEWWRAERAAAGEAAK
- a CDS encoding glycosyltransferase family 2 protein; this encodes MTSIVIPAHNEARVIGRLLDSLLAGSSEDDTDIVVVCNGCTDDTARTAAARGPRVRVVEIPVPSKHAALRAGDDHARGFPRLYVDADVVLAGADVRALTEPLNDDGSGVLATAPERQIPLADCAWRVRAYYQVWQRLPAVREGLFGRGVIAVSEAGHARIAVLPPLMADDLAASLAFAPGERLVVGAARVVVHPPRTWPDLIRRRIRAAVSTAQVERHQGPEDASARTSKADLTALLRREPRLFTAVVVFVAAAVVARRKARKAVRTQDFGTWLRDESSRQN
- a CDS encoding TolB-like translocation protein encodes the protein MPPLRRRLLILVTAVLLLAGLGTAVVLHAANRADRANRPQAGGPAVDTGRLTLDRKGRLTFVNAAAGPHRTAVASVPSTDPGGGRTASDLKCARFYAAAGTGVCLQSVPGVLKQSNRALLLDAGLRTKRTFPLAGTPSRARVSPSGRFAAWTVFVSGESYSSAFFSTRTSILDTRTMRLTPSLETFSVVLDGKPYHASDINFWGVTFASDDDTFYATLNTANRTYLVRGSLARRTVTTLVENVECPSLSPDGTRVAFKKRVLSRTSLWHEYVLDLSTLKETALAERHSVDDQATWLDDDTVAYALPTEGKVGSSDLWSVPADGTGTPRLLIASASSPAPL